The genome window TGACCAACCCGTTCGCGCTGTTGCTGATCGCGCCGGTCACGGTTTCTGCGGCCGCGCTGCCGCCGCGCAGCACGGTGTTTCTCGCGGTCCTGTCGTTCATCACGATCTGCCTGCTCGCCTTCTTCCATTTTCCGCTGCCGTGGCCAGAGGGCATTCCGTTCGAGTTCCCCCGCCTGCTGATCGTCGGCAACTGGCTGGCGCTGGCGCTCGGCTTCGCCTTCACCGCGATCTACACCTTCCGCATCGCCGACGAAGGCCGGCAGCTCGCCGAAGCGCTGGCGGCGACCGAACTGGTACTCGAACGCGAACAGCACCTTTCGGCGCTGGACGGTCTGGCGGCAGCAACCGCGCACGAGCTCGGCACCCCGCTCGCGACCATCGTGTTGACAGCAAAGGAAGTACGGCGGGAACTGCCCGACGATCACGAACTGGCCGAGGACATCGCCCTGATCGCCTCGCAGGCAAGCCGCTGCCGGGAAATCCTGTCGCGGCTGTCGTCGCTGTCGGCGGATCCGAGCGACCACATCGGCCGCATGCCGCTGTCGCAACTGCTTGAGGAAGTGGTTGCCCCGCACCGCGATTTCGACACCGAGATCACGATCGAAATCGTCGACGAAGAGGGCGCGGAGCCCATCGGGCAGCGCAATCCGGGCATTCTCTACGGCCTCGGCAATATCGTCGAAAACGCCGTCGACTTCGCCCGTCGCAAGGTCATGATCAAGGCCTACTGGAACGAGAGCGAGGTGAAGATCTCTGTCAGCGACGACGGGCCAGGCTTTGCGCCGGGCGTGCTCGACCGGCTCGGCGACCCCTATGTCACCACGCGTTCGCGGCAGAGCGAGGCCGAGCAAAGCACCGGCGGCGGGCTCGGTCTCGGGCTGTTCATCGCCAAGACCCTGCTCGAGCGATCCGGCGCCCGGGTCACCTGGCGCAACCGACCGGGCCAGCAAACCGGCGCGGTCGCCGAGATTGTCTGGCCCCGGGCCGCGATGGAGCGCACCAAGACCAGCTGGGACACCCGCACGCGCTAGGCGAAGGCACCAGAAGACGCCAAAAAAACCTTGCCCGCGCCGGAAACCAAAGGTGCCGTTGTCTTTCCTTTGGCCGACAAAATGCTTAGAACGGGGCTGAAGCCAAGGTAATTCGCGCTGCCCGAATGGGGCAACGCTTGCTCCGGACTTGCAACTGAGTATAAGTATAAATTATGCGCATATGCTAAAATAGCGTGACAAGAAACGGAGACCGGTTGGTGGAGGAAGCACGGGAGCGCGGCACCATGAATGACGAGTCAGAAATGACCGTGGTCGGCGACGACACTTCTTTGCTGATTGTCGACGACGACAAGCCGTTTCTTACCCGAATTGCCCGGGCGATGGAGAAGCGCGGTTTCGTGACTGCGACGGCGGAATCCGTTCAGGACGCCATCTCTCAGGTCGACGGCAACCCGCCGGCCTATGCGCTGGTGGACATGCGGCTGGGCGACGGCAACGGCCTCGATGTGGTCGAGACGCTGCGCAGCAAGCGGCCCGACGCGCGCGTCGTGGTGCTGACCGGTTACGGCAATATCGCGACCGCGGTGACCGCCGTGAAACTCGGTGCCATCGATTATCTGGCAAAGCCCGCCGATGCCGACGAGGTGTTCGCCGCGCTGACCCGCGACCCCGAGAACAAGGCCCCGCCGCCGGAAAACCCGATGTCGGCCGACCGCGTTCGCTGGGAACACATCCAGCGGGTCTACGAGCTGTGCGACCGCAACGTCTCGGAAACGGCGCGGCGGCTCAACATGCACCGTCGCACCCTGCAGCGCATCCTCGCCAAGCGCGCCCCGCGCTGAGCAGGCTTCCGGTTTTCCCTGATTTTTCCTGAAGCAGGCGCCTAGATGCTCGGATCCGCGAGATCGTGGATCCGGCTTGCGGCGACGCGCGTCAGCTTCAGCATCAGGCTTTTGCGGGTCGCGCCGGCGAGCTTGTGCTCCGGTGCCTCGCGCAAAAAATCGGCGCTGTAGCCATCGGACAGGATGAGACCGGCATCCTCGGGAAAGATCTCCAGCGGCACGCCGGGCAAGGTGGCGAAGAACAGCCGGTCGCAATGGGCGCGGTATTCCGGCCACTTGTTGTCGGCGCGGAAATCCTCCAGCGACGACTTGATCTCGACGATCCAGATCTCGCCCTTGCGGCCAACCGCGATCAGGTCGGCGCGGCGGCCCGAGGCGAGCGTGAATTCCGGCACGCAGGCGAAATCATGCCGGCGCAGCAGGCGACCGACGCCGCGCTGCACGGTCAGCGCATTGTCCGACTGACGGCCGTCGGCGGGCATGGTGAGCGGGTTTGTGGTCCACATGGCGATCTCGTTGTCGGGCGACATTGTTCGGCATTTGTTCTGCAAAAGCAAGGTACGCGCCGGCGTCGGCGCGGGTTTTGTTTGACCTCGCGGCCAAGGGCGATTACCCCGCCTTCAGTCTTCTCCAACCGGATCGTCTCGTCGTGGACACCGTCGATGTCGTCATTCTTGGCGCCGGAGCCGCCGGCATGTTCGCGGCGATCGAAGCCGGACGGCGCGGCCGCTCGGTGCTCGTCCTCGACCATGCGCGCGCGCCGGGCGAGAAGATCCGTATCTCCGGCGGCGGCCGCTGCAACTTCACCAATCTCTTCGCCGCGCCCGACCGCTATCTGTCGCA of Hyphomicrobiales bacterium contains these proteins:
- a CDS encoding DNA repair protein MmcB-related protein — translated: MSPDNEIAMWTTNPLTMPADGRQSDNALTVQRGVGRLLRRHDFACVPEFTLASGRRADLIAVGRKGEIWIVEIKSSLEDFRADNKWPEYRAHCDRLFFATLPGVPLEIFPEDAGLILSDGYSADFLREAPEHKLAGATRKSLMLKLTRVAASRIHDLADPSI
- a CDS encoding two-component sensor histidine kinase, which produces MSLLLDPHDHTSRLQVRLDTLVRLRWLAVVGQAAAVLIVAQGLQFPLPTLWCFGLIALSVWLNLFLKIRYPSSLRLTEGWTSALLAYDIAQLGGLLFLTGGLTNPFALLLIAPVTVSAAALPPRSTVFLAVLSFITICLLAFFHFPLPWPEGIPFEFPRLLIVGNWLALALGFAFTAIYTFRIADEGRQLAEALAATELVLEREQHLSALDGLAAATAHELGTPLATIVLTAKEVRRELPDDHELAEDIALIASQASRCREILSRLSSLSADPSDHIGRMPLSQLLEEVVAPHRDFDTEITIEIVDEEGAEPIGQRNPGILYGLGNIVENAVDFARRKVMIKAYWNESEVKISVSDDGPGFAPGVLDRLGDPYVTTRSRQSEAEQSTGGGLGLGLFIAKTLLERSGARVTWRNRPGQQTGAVAEIVWPRAAMERTKTSWDTRTR
- a CDS encoding two-component system response regulator, with the protein product MNDESEMTVVGDDTSLLIVDDDKPFLTRIARAMEKRGFVTATAESVQDAISQVDGNPPAYALVDMRLGDGNGLDVVETLRSKRPDARVVVLTGYGNIATAVTAVKLGAIDYLAKPADADEVFAALTRDPENKAPPPENPMSADRVRWEHIQRVYELCDRNVSETARRLNMHRRTLQRILAKRAPR